A region of the Burkholderia pyrrocinia genome:
TGCCGTATCGGTCGGGAAGACGCAGGATGGGACATCGGATTCAGGTAATGCACCGGGAGCCGACGCAGCCGTCGACGGGTTCGTCGGGTGCCGGTCGGGCCGCCGGCTGCATCGCGCGGTCTTGTCATGCGGGGGACGCTTCGAACGCCCCGGTGCGGGCGCCGGGCACTTCACTTGCGCGCGCCGTTCGTCGGAACGGCGGCCTGCCCTGCGCGCGCGACATCGCGGCGTGGCGCGCATTTTACCCCGGGCGGACAAGGCGGCACGGAAAACCGCCGCTGCCGGCCGATCGGAGGGCGGGCGCGGGGCGACGGCATGGCCGCCCCTGCGGGATTACGCGGTGTCGGCGGCTTTCAGCCCCCACGCGTCGATCATCTGCTGGCGCATCACGAACTTCTGCACCTTGCCCGTCACCGTCATCGGCAACTCGTCGACGAAACACACGTACTTCGGAATCTTGTAGTACGCGATCTGGCCGTGACAGAACGCGCGCACATCGTCCTCGGTCATCTGCTCGTCCGCACGCAGCACGATCCACGCGCACAGCTCCTCGCCGTATTTCGCATCGGGCACGCCGAACACCTGCACGCTCCGGATCTTGGGATGCCGGAACAGGTATTCCTCGATCTCGCGCGGGTAGATGTTTTCGCCGCCGCGAATCACCATGTCCTTCAGCCGGCCGACGATGTTGCAGTAACCCTCGGCATCGAGCATCGCGAGGTCGCCCGTGTGCATCCAGCCGTCGACGATCGTCTCCCGCGTTTTCGCGTCGTCGTCCCAGTAGCCGGACATCACCGAATAGCCTTTCGTGCACAGCTCGCCGGTCGCGCCGACCGGCACGATGCGCCCTTCCGGATCGACGATCTTCACTTCCAGATGCGGCTGGATGCGCCCGACCGTCGTCGTGCGTTTCTCGAGCGGATCGTCGGTCGAACTCTGGAACGACACGGGGCTCGTTTCGGTCATCCCGTACGCGATCGTGATTTCCGACAGGTGCATCTGCGACACGACACGCTTCATCGTCTCGATCGGGCACGGCGAACCGGCCATGATCCCGGTGCGCAGCGTCGACAGGTCGAATGTCGCGAATTCCGGATGATCGAGCGCCGCGATGAACATCGTCGGCACGCCGTGCAGTGCGGTGCAGCGCTCGTCGGCCACGGCCGCGAGCGTCGCGACCGGATCGAAGGCCTCGCCGGGGAACACCATCGTGGCGCCAGTCGACACGCACGCGAGCACGGCCAGCACCATCCCGAAGCAGTGGTACAGCGGCACCGGAATGCAAAGCGTATCCTGCTCGGTGAAGCGCATCGCCATCGCGATGAAGCGCGCGTTGTTGACGACATTGCGGTGCGTAAGCGTCGCGCCCTTCGGGCTGCCGGTCGTGCCGCTGGTGAACTGGATGTTGATCGCGTCGGTCGACGCGAGCGTTGCGCCGATCGCATCGAGCCGCGCGGCATCGAGCATGTCGCGTCCCCGCGCGACGACATCCGGATAGCGCAGCATGCCCGGCGTATGGCCGTCACCCATCCGGATCACGATGCGCAGCTCGGGCAGCCGCGCGGCGCGCAGGTCGCCCGGCGCGCACTGTGCGAGTTCCGGCGCGAGCGCCTGCAACATCTCCAGGTACTTCGACGACTTGAATTGCTCGGCCGCGATCAGCGCGCGGCAGCCGACCTTGTTCAGCGCATGGTCGAGGTCCGCGAGCCGGTATGCCGGGTTGAGGTTGACGAGGATCGCGCCGATGCGCGCGGTCGCGAACTGCGCGAGCAGCCATTCGCTGCGGTTCGGCGACCAGATGCCGACACGGTCGCCCTTCTCGATCCCGAGCGCGGCGAGGCCGGCCGCGAGCACGTCGATCTCGTGCGCGAGCCTGCGCCAGTCCCAGCGGACGCCCTGCTCGCGGAACACGACAGCCGGCCGCTCCGGAAAACGCGCCGCGGTGTCGCGCAGCAGCGCGGCGACGGTCGCGTCGGACAGCGGTACGTCGGTGCGGCCCCGCACGATCGACAGGCCGTCACGCGGCACGCCGGTTGCGATGGCGGTGGTCATGATTGTCTCCTGATCGGCTTGGGCCGGCCCCGGGGGCCGGCGCGCGTCATCGTGTAAAGACCTGCGCGGTCGTGATCGCCATGTCGCCGCCCGGCACGCGGATGTCCTTCAGCTTTTTCAGCGTGTCGGCGTCGTACACGGCGACGGTACTGAACGTGCCCGCGAGGTAGATCTTGCTGCCCGCACGGTTGAACGACAGGCAGTAGTACGAGTGATCGAGCGGCGCGGCCTCGATCAGCTTCTCGTTCTTCACGTCGTATTTCGCGAGACGGTTCAGCACGCCATACATCGCGTTCGGGTCCTTCGGCGACAGCCCGCCCGTGAAGTACACCTCGGTCACGGGCGCGAAATCCTTGACCGTCGCATTGCCCGTCTTCAGGTCGATGTCGATGTAGCCGTACATCGTCTGCGCGGTGGCCGCGTCCTTCTTTTCGTCCTTGAAGCGATCGGCCGTGTAGAGCAGGTTGAACGTATGCTGCGGACGCTGCTGCGGCCACACGTACAGCACGTCCGGCTGGCCGTACAGCGGCCGTTTCCAGTTGCGCAGCGGCACCGCGACGTCGTACTTGCCCGTCTTCGCGTCCATCCTGTAGATGTCCGCGCCGACGATGAACAGCGAACCGTCGTCGGCGGCCTGGAGCATCGTCGTCTGGCGCGGCGCCGCGAACGTGCGCACGGGCTTCGCGTCGAGCCCGCCGTCGGTGCGGTACACCTGCAGGCGCGGCGACTGCACCTCGTAGCTGTCGCGGTTCATCGTCGTCGGGTTGACGACGCTGTAGATCTCCTTGCCGTCCGGGCTCAGCGCGACCGAGAACATCGCGCGCGCGCGCTCGTTCCCTGCTTGCGACAGCTCCGCATGGAACACGGTCTTGCACGAATCGAGATCGACGCCGTACAGGTCGCCGTAGTGGTTGTTCAGCACGTACGCGCGCGTGCGATCCGGGCTGATCTGGATCGTGCCGGGCCCGAACGCGTCGGGCAGCGTGCAGGTCTTGAGGACGCTGTCGGTGGCCGTATCGATCACCGTCAGGTTGTTCGGGTAGTTCGTGACGGCGAGGTATTCGTGCCCGGTCTGCAGCGGGCCGTCGGCCGCGGCCGACAGCGTGGCGGCCGATGCGAGCGCGGCGGCGAGCAGCGCCCGGCTCAGGAGTTGTGTGGATCGCATGGAGAATCCTTGGTCGGTGCCGGGTGGATCACTTGTCTTTGGGGAACACGCTGCCGAGCTGGCGCCAGTCCGCGCCGGAATCGGCCGCGTGCTTGTTCCAGTCGGGATAGGTGCTCATCATGTCGGGCACCTGCGCGGGCCACCAGCACGGGTCGGAGCAGCCGTACAGGTCGGCCTCCATCGGCTGGCACAGCGACGCGACCCCGCCGAACACGTCCGTTTCCCAGCCGGGATCGGTCGTCGACGTGCAGCCCGCGACGGACGTCATCGCGACGACTTCCTCGACGCAATCCTGCTGCACGGCCTCTTCGAGCTTTCTCGCCTTGTTGTTGAGCGGCTTCAGATGTTTCATGTCAGTTCGCCTTGCGCGGAGTGATGTGGTTGCCGATGAACGCCGGGTTGCCGACGATGATCCGGCTGTAGATCTCGATCCCGAAATCGATCCAGTCGCGCATCAGCTCGCAGTAGTGATAGGTCGGGTGCGCGGGGTCGCCGTAGCGCGCATAGCTCTCGTGATAGCAGCCGCCCGAGCACAGGTTGCGGATGCGGCAGCTTTCGCAACCCGTACCGCTGCGCTCGAGTCGCTGCGACAGGAAGTCGTTGAGCTGCGCCTGAGCGACGCCGTCGCGCACGTTGCCGAAGGTCGGCAGCGCCGAGCCCGTGAAGCGGTGGCACAGGTTCAGGTCGCCCTTGTGGTCGACCGCGAGCATCTTGAGCCCCGCGCCGCACGGCAGCGACTTCTTGTGCCCTTCGTGCAGGTCGGTGATCAGCTGGTGCAGGTTCGAGAAGCCGACGTTGCGGTTCTCGAGCGCGGCGGCCAGGTAGCGCCGGCCGAGCGCCTTCATGTTCTCGAACACCTGCGCGAGTTCGCCGGGCTGCAGGTTGAACGTGTCGAGCTGCCCCGACGTGACCGGCGCGAAGCCGACTTCCGCGAAGCCGAGCTCGTTGAACAGGTGATCCCAGATCCCCTCGATGTCGGTCACGCCGCTCGTCAGCGTCACGCGCGCGCCGACCGGGCGGCTGCGGTAGCGCTTGAGCAGCATTTCGGCCTTGCGGCGCACGACGTCGTAGGTGCCGGCGCCGCCGACCGTACGGCGGTTCAGGTCGTGGATCGAGCGCGGCCCGTCGATGCTGACCGACAGCCCGAAGCGATGCGCGTCGAGCCAGTCGACGATCTCCTCGGTCAGCAGCGTCGCGTTGGTCGTCATCACGAATTCGACCTGCTTGCCGAGCGCGCCGAAACGCAGCTCGCAATACTCGACCATGCACTCGATCAGCTTGCGGTTGCTGAGCGGTTCGCCGCCGAAGAACACGACCGTGTAGCGCGGCAGGTCGGGCGACTCCTTCAGCAGCATCTCGACCGACGCCTTCGCGGTGTCGATGTCCATCCGCCGCCCGGCGGACGGCGTGTCGAGATCTTCCTTGTAGCAGTACGTGCAGCTCAGGTTGCAGCCCGTGTTCACGTTCAGCACGACCGTATCGATCGCCGTGCGCTCGACGCGCTTCACCGCGATCTCTGGCGTGAGCGGCGAGCCGTCGCTGACGACCTCGAGGGCCATCAGCTCGCCGAGCGTCTCGGCGAGTTCGCCGCGCGGCGAGCGGCCGGCGAGCCGCGCGAACAGCTCGTCGGCCGTGCAGCTGCTCGCGCGCAACGCGTCGATGATGTCGGCCGTCACGCGATCGGCCGCGAACAGCGAGCTGCTCGGCACATGGAACATCAGGCGTTCGTCGTCGACGCGCACTTCGTGCACGTTGCGTTCGACTACGTTCAGCAGGGCGCTCATCGGATTCTCCTTGCGTTCGTCGGATTCGGCCGGGCCGCGTCGCGGCCCGGCGCCTGGACATGCGGGGCCGGTCAAGGCAGCGGCGGGTTGTTCCAGCGCTGCACCGCGACGATCATGTGCCCGGTGCCCGTCACCGTGCGCGCCCCGTCCGTCACCGTCGCGACGACGTTCAGGTTGCCCGTGTTGTTGGTGCCCATCCGGCGCGCGGGATTCGGGCCCGCGTTGCCCGGCGTGAAGATGCCGGTCGACGCCTGCATCGCGCCTGCGAACTGCGTGTCGCGATCGCCCTTCGACTGGTCGTCGAACGGCGCGACCGCCCATTGCGCGGGCACGACGCCGATGCGGAACGGCTTGTCCGCGCCGTCGACACCCCACGCGACCGCGTCGAAGCGGCCTTCGACCTTCGGCGTCGAACCGCCGTTGCCGCCGATGCGCGCGACCGCGAAGTCGGGCTCGACCTTCACGTCATGGATCTCGCGATAGACGGCGAACCCGTCCGCGTGCGCGGCGCCGACGCTCACGCTGCGCGGGCCGGCCATGCTGCCGTCGGCAGCCTGCACGCGCACCCGCACATACTCCGGCGTGCGCTCGAGCACCGATGCAACGCTCACGCCGGCGCCGAACGCGGGCGTGCCCTGCAGGTTCGCGCCGACGATCGTCACGTCGGCCTGTTCGCCCGCCTTCACGTAAGCAGGCTGCACCGCGACGATCCGCGGCTTGCCGAGCTTCGCCGCACTGAAGTCGAGGCCGCGCTCGTCATGCGCGTCGTCGAACATCCGGCCGCGCAGCTCGCCGTCGGTCGCCATCAGCACCTGGCGCATCGTCGTGCCGCCGACCTTTACGCTCGCGCGCCATTCGTAGCCCGTATAGAGCGTCGCGGTGCCGGTGCCCGCGAGCGGGCTGCCGTCCGCGAAGCGCCCCTTCAGCTCGACGTCGAAGCGATCGCCCGCGCCGCCCTTCACGGTCATCGTGCCGTACGCATCGCCCTTGCCCGGCATGTGGCCGCCGAAGCTCCAGGTGCCGGCGAGCGCGGTCGCGGGCGGATGATGCTGCTTCCAGTCGGTCCATGCCTTGCTGTCGTACGGGTAGTCCTTCGCGAGCATCGGCGCCATCTCGGTGAGCGCGATCTTCAGCCAGTCGCGGTCGCGACCCATCGCCGAATACTCGACCGACGGCCACTGCCCGAGGTGGAAATTCACGAGCCTGTCCCATTCCGCGACCGGGCGTCGCTGCAGCAGCGGGCGCGCGGCCGAGTGGCAGCGCGCGCACATCTGCTTGAATTCCTCGTTGCCGACGGTCTCCTGCGTGTTCAGGCGGCGCTCGGGCGCGTAGCGGAAGTCCTTCGTCTCCGATGGCGCGAGGCCCTGCGTATCCGACAGGTACTTCACGAGGATGCGCCGCTCGTCGTCGCCGATCGTCAGGCCGTGCATCGTCTGCATCCGCGCGATCGTCATCAGCCAGCCTTCCGGCGTCTTGCGCTGGTGGCTGATGCGGCTCCACGAATCCTTCGACTCGGCCGCGTGACAGGCCGCGCACGTCTGGCTCAGGATCGCGTGAGCGTCGCGCGGCGCCTGGGCCTGCGCATGCGCGGCGCCCGAGGCCAGCGCGAGCGCGCCGGCGGCCGCGACGGCCGCGGCCGCGCGGGGCGGCCTGCTGCGTCGAATGAATGTCTTGAACAAGGCTCTGCTCCTTTACGTGGGGTCTCGAATCGTCCGGCATGCAGCGCTGCGGCGCTAGTCTCACGCTCTTCAAGCACAGGCCGTGCCAATCACGAACATCGGGGCTGCCACAAGGAAAACACGCGGTTTTACGGCCGAATGCCCGGGAAAATCCCGATTCAAACTCACGCTCCAAACCGGCATTCGCGCGCCTTCGCGCCGGCTTCCCCGGGCTTTCCGCGCGATGCCGGCCTCGCATGTGCCGCGTGTCGCGTCTCACGTTGCACGCCGATTCTCAATTTGAGACGCTCCACGGCGAATGCGGTGTGGCGACGCTGCGGCGCGACATCGCCCGGCGCCGCGCCACCGCCTCGCGCGGCATGGCCCGCGCGGCACGCATGCAGGCCATCGCACGGCCGTTGGTATGGAAGCTGCTTAGCGCATCGACACCCGAACCCCGATGAGCGAGGAGCTTCCATGCAGGCAACGTTGTCGTTACTTCCGCAAACCCAGTCGTTCATCGCGCGCACGCCGTCGATGCTGATCGGCGATGCGTGGCGCGGCGCCGAAAGCGCCGCCACCCTGGCCGTCCACAACCCCGCGACCGGCGACGAGTTGTGCCGCGTGCCGGCGTCCGGCGCGGCCGACGTCGACCGGGCGGTGCGCGCCGCCCGGCAGGCATTCGACGATTCCGCGTGGAGCCGCATGCGGCCGCGCGAACGGCAGAACCTGCTGTGGCGCCTCGCGGATCTCGTCGAACGCGACGCGCAGCAACTCGCCGAGCTCGAATGCGTGAACAACGGCAAGAGCGCGCAGATCGCGCGCGTCATGGACGTGCAGCTGTCGATCGACTTCCTGCGCTACATGGCCGGCTGGGCGACCAAGATCGAAGGCTCGACCGTCGACGTGTCGATGCCGCTGATGCCCGACAGCCAGTTCCACGGCTTCGTCCGGCGCGAGGCCGTCGGCGTGGTCGGCGCGATCGTCGCGTGGAATTTCCCGCTGCTGCTCGCGTGCTGGAAGCTCGGCCCCGCGCTCGCAACCGGCTGCACGATGGTGCTGAAGCCCGCCGACGAAACGCCGCTCACCGCGCTGCGGCTCGCGGAACTCGTGCAGGAGGCCGGCTATCCGGCAGGCGTGTTCAACGTCGTCACCGGCACCGGCGTCGAAGCGGGCGCCGTGCTCGCGCACCACCCCGAGCTCGACAAGCTGACCTTCACGGGCTCGACCGAAGTCGGCAAGCTGATCGGCAAGGCCGCGATGGAATCGATGACGCGCGTGACGCTCGAACTCGGCGGCAAGTCGCCGACGATCGTGTTCGACGATGCCGATCCGGCGGTCGCGGCCGCCGGCGCGGCCACCGCGATCTTCTTCAATCACGGCCAGGTGTGCTGCGCGGGTTCGCGCCTGTACGTGCAGCGCAAGCACTTCGACCGCGTGGTGGGCGACATCGCGGGCATCGCGAGCAACATGAAGCTCGGCAATGCGCTCGACCCGACGGTGGACATGGGCCCGCTGATCTCGGCGAAGCAGCAAAAGCGCGTGGCCGGCTACATCGAGCGCGGCCGCGAGCTCGGCGCACAGCTCGCGTGCGGCGGCGATGCATACGGGCCCGGCTATTTCGTGAAGCCGACCGTGCTCGTCGACGTCGACCAGAAGGGCCCGCTCGTGCAGGAGGAAATCTTCGGCCCGGTGCTGGTCGCGATGCCGTTCGATACGATCGACGATGCGATCCGCCTCGCGAACGACACGCGCTACGGGCTCGGCGCGAGCATCTGGACCAACAACCTGTCGGCCGCGCACCGGATGATCCCGAAGATCCGTTCGGGCTCGGTCTGGGTCAACTGCCACAGCGCGCTCGATCCCGCGCTGCCGTTCGGCGGCTACCGGATGTCGGGCTTCGGCCGCGAGATGGGTGCGGCCGCGATCGAGCACTACACGGAGCTGAAATCCGTGCTGATGAACGTGTGACCGCGTCATCGACGCACGCGCCGCGCGGCCACGTCGCGCGGCGCCCTTTCCCCGCCAACGACAACGACAACCCGCGATGCCCGGCCCGCCCGCTTCCCGCCGCACTTTCATGATCGCCGCCGCCGATCCGGGCGCGGCGTGCCCGCTGTTCGGCGGAAAACAGGTCGCGAACGGCGGCCGGTGCAACGCTTGCACGCGGCCGACATAAACGCCGCCGCCACGCACAGCACGCACGAACGCCCCGCCATGCACGCCGCCTCGCCACGCGCCGCGCCGACCGCCCGCGCCCGCCCGCGAATCGCCCGCCCCGCCGCGCCCCGCCTGGGTCTTAGGTTTTTGACCGGATGGATTTATGCCCGGGCTTATGCCAGACTCGGCGGGCCTTTTTGCGTGCGGCCGCGCCGGATCGGACGGCCCGACATTCTCCTGAGGAGGGGCGACGTGCAAGACTACTTCCCTTCCGGCCAGCGGCTTCCGGACCGGCTGCAAGCAACCCGCCTGATTCGCGAACGGCTCAGTTCCGACGGCGTGCTTCCGCAAGGTTGCCTGCGCATCGAAATCGACCAGTCGTGGCGGCGCAGCCTCGATCACGGCGTGCGCTGGGACGACGACGCGCTGCTGAACCTGCACGAATTCTGCAATCTCGACGAGCTGCGCGACGCGAACCGCCGGCTGCTCGACGCGGCCGCACCCGAACTCGAATTCCTCGCCGAGCGCTGCGGGCGCGACGGGATGATCCTGCTGGCCGATGCGCGCGCAACGATCCTGTCGGTCGAAGGCGACGCGAGCGGGCTCGCCGCGATCGGCATCGGCGACATCCGCGCGGGCGCGAGCTGGTGCGAATCGCTGCGCGGCACGAACGCGCTCGGCACCGCGCTCGTCGAAGGCAGCGCGGTCGCGATCGACAGCGGCGAGCATTTCCTCGGCCGGCTGAGCCGCTTCTCGTGCCGCTCGCTGCCGCTGCGCGACCCGCACGGCCAGACGATCGGCGTGCTCGACCTCACGCGCGAAGGCGAGCTGCCGCTCACGCTCGACGGGATGTCGATGCTGATGAGCGCGGCGGCCACGCACATCGAGACGCGCCTGTTCGACGCATATTTCCCCGAGCATGTCGTGCTCGTGTTCCATCCGCGCCGCACGTATCTCGGTTCGAGCTGGAGCGGCGTGCTCGCCGTCGCGGAAGACGGCCGCATCGTCGCCGCGAACGCGCACGCTTGCGAGCTGCTCGGCACCGCGCGCGCCGCGCTCGTCGGTCGCCGCTGCGAAAGCGCATCGCTCGCGCGCCAACTGTCGTTCGTCGCGTTCGCCGAACAAGGCGGGATGCTGCGCGTCGAAGGTGTCGACGCCGCATTCCACTGCAAGGCGCTGCGCCTGCCGCGCGCGACGCCGGTGGCGGTCGCACGCGAACGCGCGGTCGCGCCGGCCGCCGATGCGCGCGGCGATGCGGGCGCGCAGGCGCTCGCAGCCCTCGCCGGCCGCCAGCCGCGCCTGCTGCGCGCGCTGACGATGGCACGGCAGGGGCTCAACAACGGGCTGCCCGTGCTCGTGCAGGGCGAGACGGGCACCGGCAAGGAAGTCGTCGCGCGCGCGCTGCACGATGCGAGCACGCGCGCCGGCAAGCCGTTCGTCGCGGTGAACTGCGCGTCGATTCCCGAAGGGCTGATCGAATCCGAACTGTTCGGCTATCGCGACGGCGCATTCACCGGCGCGCGCCGGGGCGGGATGACGGGCCGGCTGATGCAGGCGCACGGCGGCACGCTGTTTCTCGACGAGATCGGCGACATGCCGCTGCAACTGCAGGCGCGGCTGCTGCGCGTGCTGCAGGAACGCAAGGTCGCGCCGCTCGGCGCGGGCGACGAGCAGGCCGTCGACATCGCGGTGATCTGCGCGACGCACCGCGACCTGCAGACGATGGTGCGCGACAAGACCTTCCGCGAAGACCTCTACTACCGCGTGCACGGCGTGACCGTATTGCTGCCCGCGCTGCGCGAACGCGACGACGTCGACCTGATCGTCGCCGCGCTGCTCGCGCGGCTCGGCGCGCCGCACGTGAGCGTCAACGCCGAGCTGGCCGGCGTGTTCCGCCAGCATCGCTGGCCCGGCAACATCCGCCAGCTCGAGATGGTGCTGCGCACCGCGCTCGCGGTGCGCGCCGATCACGAGGACGTGCTCGGCCTCGACCATCTGTGCGACGGCTTCATCGACGGCGTGTGCCCGGCGCCCGACGCGTCGTTCGGGCTGATCCGCCGCCACGAGGACGACCTGATCCGCGACTCGCTCGCGCGCCACGGCGGCAACGTCGCGGCCGCCGCGCAGACGCTCGGCATCAGCCGCGCGACGCTGTACCGCCGGCTCAAGCGGCTGCAACCATGATGCCGCGCGCGCCTTCGTCCGTCATGAGCCGGCCGCTCCTCCGATGCTGAAATTCGTCCTGCGTTTCGTGAAAACCGACGACCGCGCGCAGCTCGCGCGCGCGCTCGGCTGGCTGTACGGCTTCGTGCGGCCGCACCGGCTCGCGATCGCGGGCTTGCTGGCGCTGTCCGCGTGTGCATCGCTGCTCGCGCTCGCGCAGCCGTGGCTCACGAAGGAGCTGATCGACCGCGGGCTCGTCGGCAAGGATGTCCGGATGCTCGTCGCGATCGCGTTCGCGATGGTGCTCGCGGGCTTCGCCGGCACGCTGCTCGGCGGCGTCAACCGCTACCTGCACACGCGGCTGTCCGGCCGCGTGCTGTTCTCGCTGCGCAGCGCCGTCTACGCGCACCTGCAGCGGCTGTCGCCGTCGTTCTACGGGCAGCGGCGCCTCGGCGACCTGCTGTCGCGCCTCGACGGCGACGTCGCCGAGATCCAGCGCTTCGCGCTCGACGCGCTGTTCTCGGCCGTATCGAACGTGATCGGCCTCGTCGGCACGCTCGCGCTGCTCGTCACGCTGTCGTGGAAACTGTCGCTGCTCGCGCTGCTGCTGATCCCGTTCGAGATCCTGTGGCTGCGCACGATGCGCCGCAAGGTCGAACGCGATGCGCGCGCGGTGCGCGAAGGCGCGGCCGACGTGTCGTCGTTCCTCGTCGAGACGCTGCCAGCGATGAAGTTCATCCAGGCCGCCGGGCGGCAGCGCGCGGAACAGGCGCGGCTCGACGGGCTCGGCGAGCGCTACATGGAACGCCTGCTGAAGCTGCAGGTGACCGAATTCGTCACGCAATCGGTGCCCGGCACGCTGACGTCGCTGTCGCGCGCGGGCGCGTTCATCGTCGGCGGCTACTGGGTGATCCGCGGCGACTGGCCGCTCGGCTCGCTGATCGCGTTCTCGAGCTATCTCGGGATGGCGATCGGCCCCGTGAAAAGCCTGCTCGGGCTCTACGTCGCGCTGCAGCGGATGACGGTCAGCCTCGGCCGCGTGATGGAACTGCAGCGCGCGCCGGTGGCCGTGCAGCCGCCGGCCGAACCGCGCACGCTGCCCGCGCGCGGCGACCTCGAATTCGTCGACCTGTGGTTCGCGCACGACGAGCGCGCGCAGCCCGTGCTGCAGGGCGCCAGCGCACGCGTGCCGGCCGGCAGCAAGGTCGCGCTGTCGGGGTCGTCGGGCAGCGGGAAATCGACGCTGATCGACCTGCTGCAGCGCTTCTACGATCCGCAGCGCGGCAGCGTGCGGATCGACGGCGTCGACCTGCGCGACGTCGATCTCGATGCGCTGCGCCGCCACGTCGCGGTCGTCAGCCAGGACATCGTGCTGTTTCGCGGCAGCCTCGCCGACAACATCCGCTACGCGGTGCCGCTCGCGTCGCGCGACGACATCGCGCACGCCGCGCGCGCCGCGCAGCTCGACGAACTGGTCGCGACGCTGCCGGGCGGCCTCGACGGCCCGGTCGGCGAGCGCGGGCAGCAGCTGTCGGGCGGGCAGAAGCAGCGCATCGCGATCGCACGCGCGCTGCTGCAGGCGCCGGCGATCCTCGTGCTCGACGAAGCGACATCGGCTGTCGACGAAGCGACCGAGCGGCAGGTCATTGCGCAGATCGACACGCTGTTCGGCGACCGCACGCGCATCCTCGTCAGCCACCGCGCGTCGACGCTCGCGGGCGTCGACCTGCATTTCGAACTCGCGAACGGACAGCTCTCGCGGCGTGCGCATCGGGATGTCGCGCATGCATGACGACGTTCCGGCCATCCGCGTCGGCATCGTCGACAGCGGCTATCCGCCATCGCTGAGCGCACGCGTCGCCGATGCGCGGCGATTCTCGTTCGACGCCGCCGCCGTGCTTCGGGCGTACGCGGTCGAACCCGACCGGATCGGTCACGGCAGCGCGGTATGCGAAACGATCGCGGCCGCCGCGCCCGATGCGCGGCTGTGCGTCGCGCAAGTGTTCGAAGCGCGTGGCGTAACGAGCGCCGCGCAGATTGCGCAGGCAATCCGCTGGCTGCTGACGCAACGCATACGCGTGATCAACCTGAGCCTCGGCGTGCGCGCCGATCGCGATACGCTGCGCGATGCATGTGCGGAGGCCGTCGCACAACGCGTGACCGTATTCTCGTCGAGCCCCGCGCAAGGCGCGCCCGTGTTTCCGGCCAGCTATCCGGGCGTCGTGCGCGTGACGGGCGACGCGCGCTGCGCGCCGCGCCAATGGTCGTGGCTCGACAGCCCGCAGGCCGATTTCGGCGCGGCCGTGTCGAGCGGCGCGCCGCGCGCGCCGGCCGGCGCGAGCATCGCCTGCGCGGCGCTCAGCGGCTACGCGGCCGGCTGGCTCGCGCGCCATCCCGATGCCGACTCGGCCGCGCTGCTCGACCATCTGCGCGCAGGCGCCGCCTACGTCGGCGTCGAACGGCGCACCTGCGCATCATGAGCCGCGCGCCGATTGTCGTGCTCGGCGCGGGGCCGGCCGGCGCGGCCACCGCGCTCGGCCTCGCGCGGCTCGGCTATCCGGTCAGGGTCGTCAGCGAATGGCGACGCTTCGATGCCGTCGAAGGCGTGTCCGATCGCGTGCTGCAAGGGC
Encoded here:
- a CDS encoding aldehyde dehydrogenase family protein; this translates as MQATLSLLPQTQSFIARTPSMLIGDAWRGAESAATLAVHNPATGDELCRVPASGAADVDRAVRAARQAFDDSAWSRMRPRERQNLLWRLADLVERDAQQLAELECVNNGKSAQIARVMDVQLSIDFLRYMAGWATKIEGSTVDVSMPLMPDSQFHGFVRREAVGVVGAIVAWNFPLLLACWKLGPALATGCTMVLKPADETPLTALRLAELVQEAGYPAGVFNVVTGTGVEAGAVLAHHPELDKLTFTGSTEVGKLIGKAAMESMTRVTLELGGKSPTIVFDDADPAVAAAGAATAIFFNHGQVCCAGSRLYVQRKHFDRVVGDIAGIASNMKLGNALDPTVDMGPLISAKQQKRVAGYIERGRELGAQLACGGDAYGPGYFVKPTVLVDVDQKGPLVQEEIFGPVLVAMPFDTIDDAIRLANDTRYGLGASIWTNNLSAAHRMIPKIRSGSVWVNCHSALDPALPFGGYRMSGFGREMGAAAIEHYTELKSVLMNV
- a CDS encoding sigma-54-dependent Fis family transcriptional regulator; amino-acid sequence: MQDYFPSGQRLPDRLQATRLIRERLSSDGVLPQGCLRIEIDQSWRRSLDHGVRWDDDALLNLHEFCNLDELRDANRRLLDAAAPELEFLAERCGRDGMILLADARATILSVEGDASGLAAIGIGDIRAGASWCESLRGTNALGTALVEGSAVAIDSGEHFLGRLSRFSCRSLPLRDPHGQTIGVLDLTREGELPLTLDGMSMLMSAAATHIETRLFDAYFPEHVVLVFHPRRTYLGSSWSGVLAVAEDGRIVAANAHACELLGTARAALVGRRCESASLARQLSFVAFAEQGGMLRVEGVDAAFHCKALRLPRATPVAVARERAVAPAADARGDAGAQALAALAGRQPRLLRALTMARQGLNNGLPVLVQGETGTGKEVVARALHDASTRAGKPFVAVNCASIPEGLIESELFGYRDGAFTGARRGGMTGRLMQAHGGTLFLDEIGDMPLQLQARLLRVLQERKVAPLGAGDEQAVDIAVICATHRDLQTMVRDKTFREDLYYRVHGVTVLLPALRERDDVDLIVAALLARLGAPHVSVNAELAGVFRQHRWPGNIRQLEMVLRTALAVRADHEDVLGLDHLCDGFIDGVCPAPDASFGLIRRHEDDLIRDSLARHGGNVAAAAQTLGISRATLYRRLKRLQP
- a CDS encoding ABC transporter ATP-binding protein; the encoded protein is MLKFVLRFVKTDDRAQLARALGWLYGFVRPHRLAIAGLLALSACASLLALAQPWLTKELIDRGLVGKDVRMLVAIAFAMVLAGFAGTLLGGVNRYLHTRLSGRVLFSLRSAVYAHLQRLSPSFYGQRRLGDLLSRLDGDVAEIQRFALDALFSAVSNVIGLVGTLALLVTLSWKLSLLALLLIPFEILWLRTMRRKVERDARAVREGAADVSSFLVETLPAMKFIQAAGRQRAEQARLDGLGERYMERLLKLQVTEFVTQSVPGTLTSLSRAGAFIVGGYWVIRGDWPLGSLIAFSSYLGMAIGPVKSLLGLYVALQRMTVSLGRVMELQRAPVAVQPPAEPRTLPARGDLEFVDLWFAHDERAQPVLQGASARVPAGSKVALSGSSGSGKSTLIDLLQRFYDPQRGSVRIDGVDLRDVDLDALRRHVAVVSQDIVLFRGSLADNIRYAVPLASRDDIAHAARAAQLDELVATLPGGLDGPVGERGQQLSGGQKQRIAIARALLQAPAILVLDEATSAVDEATERQVIAQIDTLFGDRTRILVSHRASTLAGVDLHFELANGQLSRRAHRDVAHA
- the qhpE gene encoding subtilisin-like serine protease QhpE; amino-acid sequence: MHDDVPAIRVGIVDSGYPPSLSARVADARRFSFDAAAVLRAYAVEPDRIGHGSAVCETIAAAAPDARLCVAQVFEARGVTSAAQIAQAIRWLLTQRIRVINLSLGVRADRDTLRDACAEAVAQRVTVFSSSPAQGAPVFPASYPGVVRVTGDARCAPRQWSWLDSPQADFGAAVSSGAPRAPAGASIACAALSGYAAGWLARHPDADSAALLDHLRAGAAYVGVERRTCAS